One Betaproteobacteria bacterium DNA window includes the following coding sequences:
- a CDS encoding FecR domain-containing protein encodes MSLRFARRLPCVVVLLTALPVSRAADWVYVVQPGDNPWTITQRYLDGVRYWPGLQEYNDIRDPTHIAPGTRLRVPTAWLKRQREPVQVSAVSGEVSLQRRREAPQALQADSTVDIGDVLRTAPDGSVELRFADGSRLYLRGDSELHIQRSERIPHGNAVRSRVQLPRGRTESRVLEDGSERRFEIDTPAAVTIVRGTHFRVNADAAQSSSEVLEGSVRVANDAARIVVGP; translated from the coding sequence ATGTCCCTTCGATTCGCTCGCAGATTGCCGTGCGTGGTCGTGCTGCTCACTGCACTGCCCGTCAGTCGTGCCGCCGACTGGGTGTACGTCGTACAGCCGGGCGACAATCCCTGGACGATCACCCAGCGCTATCTCGACGGCGTTCGCTACTGGCCCGGGCTGCAGGAGTACAACGACATTCGCGACCCGACGCACATCGCACCGGGGACGCGGCTGCGCGTGCCGACGGCATGGCTCAAGCGTCAGCGCGAGCCGGTGCAGGTGAGCGCGGTGAGCGGAGAGGTCTCGTTGCAGCGGCGCCGCGAAGCGCCGCAGGCGCTGCAGGCGGACAGCACGGTGGACATCGGCGATGTGCTGCGCACGGCGCCCGATGGCAGCGTCGAGTTGCGTTTCGCCGACGGCTCGCGTCTGTACCTGCGTGGCGACAGCGAACTGCACATCCAGCGCAGCGAACGCATCCCGCACGGCAACGCGGTCAGAAGCCGGGTGCAACTTCCGCGCGGGCGCACGGAGAGCCGCGTGCTGGAGGACGGCAGCGAACGGCGCTTCGAGATCGACACGCCGGCGGCGGTGACCATCGTCCGCGGCACCCATTTTCGGGTCAATGCGGATGCGGCGCAGTCGTCGAGCGAGGTACTCGAAGGGAGCGTGCGCGTCGCCAACGATGCCGCCCGTATTGTCGTCGGCCCGC